Below is a window of Lacibacter sp. H407 DNA.
TTTATTTGCATGGCTTTGGATAAAGCTTGGTAAACATGAACCCTCTGCCCCTACCAAAATGGCGATCGGTTTGTTTTTACTTGCAGTTGGTTATTTGTGGATTGCATTTGGTGTAAAAAATGTTGGCACAGGTATTAAAGTAAGTATGATCTGGCTTACGGGTATGTATGCGTTACACACATGGGGCGAACTCTGTTTGTCGCCAATAGGATTGTCGCTTGCAAACAAACTTGCACCGTTTAAATATGCTTCACTTCTTATGGCCGTATGGTTTTTAGGCAATGCATTTGCCAATAAACTGGCGGGTGTTTTGAGTGCTTTGTATCCAGATGGAAAAACAAAATCGTTCATGGGTTATGAAATGAATAACAACTACGATTTCTTTATGTTGTTCGTTGCGATGGCAGGCGTTGCATCACTCATCCTTTTCTTGCTAACCAAGAAACTGCAGACGATGATGCATAGCGATCAACATTGATCAGTTATTTAATGTATATAAAACGAGGGCGGTCGCTAAGCGACCGCCCTCGTTTTTACTTCAATATTTTTATCAGAACTTAAATGAATTAAAGATCTTGTTCGCTGTGGTTTCAAATGCATCACGCTCTCCTTCTTTGCTTACATAGGTAAGTACATATCCTTTACCGCTGCTTGAAATGGTAAAGAGTTGTTTGATCTGGATATCATCGGTCATGCTTCCATATCTTCCTTTGTAAATGATCTGGTATGCTCTTGCGCCATTGCGGTTGAAATACATGGACGATACTTCTTTATACCCCTTCACCAGTTCTTTTACGGCATCCATATTTGTTTGCACATACTGTTCAATGGTAGTATTTGCTTTTAATTCTTCAATTTGAAGATTCA
It encodes the following:
- a CDS encoding PsbP-related protein — its product is MKKIIVALSLVVSATAVWAQPARIPVNDLNTGNNKPNTNTPTNSNSNTPTTSSELKKYSDPQGRYTIGYPGDWTFNDKSDNAIFQLTSPAENSDDKFRQNLNLQIEELKANTTIEQYVQTNMDAVKELVKGYKEVSSMYFNRNGARAYQIIYKGRYGSMTDDIQIKQLFTISSSGKGYVLTYVSKEGERDAFETTANKIFNSFKF